The Bacteroides fragilis NCTC 9343 genome includes the window TGTGCAGATTGTTCCGAGTGCGGGTGTAACCGACAACGGGTATACGTCGGGGGATGATCCGAAGAATCCCATTCAGAATAATACTCCAAGTGTGGTTTAAAATGACTGATAATAAATGATAGGAGAGGCTCGCTAAGTGTGAGGTTTATACGGGCTATCCACACCTTTTAATAAATTGATTTTAGATAGATAAGATGAAAAGAGAACTGAGCATGGTCTTGTGTCTGCTGTTGCTTCCGGGCATGGCAGGAGCGGGGACCGGTGCCGACTCGCCGGAAAAAAAAGCGGCGTCGGCAGTGAACAACAAACGAAACGTACGACAGAAAATAACCCCGGTGGGTACTCGAAAGTCTACCTCGGTACGCCCTTTGTCCGTATGCGAGGTGAAAGTTGACCTGCCTACGGACAGCATGCTGCTCTCGTGGGTAGGCTTTTTGTCGCCTTCGGCTACGGAGGCACCGAAGGTTGAGGAGGTGCGGCAGACTGTGAGTGGCAGCATCGTGCTGGATTACAGTCGTGGGCAGAAGACGAAGTATGATGAGCGTAACTTTGTAGAAGCTGTTTACAAACTTTTGGCTGTGACACGTCCGCTTAGAGAAACACCGGGTGTGAGTCTGGAAGGTATTCGTTTGACAGGTTATACGGCTCCGGACGGTGACTATCGGGCGAACGAACGTCTGGGTTTACAACGAGCACTGGCATTGAAAGATTATATTCGGCGGGAGAAAAGCTTCGGCACAGTGCCTTTTGAGGTGAACTGGATAGCGGAGGATTGGAAAGGATTGACCGATCTGATAGTTGGGTCGGAGATGGCATTCAAAGAGTCCGTACTCGATATTATCCGTACAGTGGATGTAGTGGATGGTCGTGAACGAATGCTGATGGATTTGGCCGGTGGGACTGCCTACCACTATTTGTCGTCGGCTTTTTTCGGGAGGTTACGTCGCATTGAGTACGAGGTAACCTACGTGGACGGAAGCATCGCGACACAGCCGTCGATAGGCATGACAGAAGGGGTGTCGGTTGTTACTTCGGGCAAACTGGAAGCATTCTCGGTGGCGGACTTCTGCCGCTTGGCAGAAGCACATGCCGTAGGTTCGGCTGAATTCAATGACTTGATGGACTTGGCGGGGCGTCTTTATCCGGATAGTCCGGTGGCATGCATCAACGCTGCCGGAGTAGCCTTGTTGCGCCGCGATACGGAGCGTGCCCGGAAATATCTGCAACGCTTTGCCACCCTGCCTGAAGCCGGGTGTAACATGGGTATTCTTTGCCTGCTTGAAGGTGACCGGGGAAAGGCGGAAGTCTACCTGAGCTTGGCACAGGCGGGAGGAAGTGTGCCGGCAGGAAGGGCACTGCGCTTCCTGCAAAGTAAGTAAAGGTTCACCGCAGAATACACAGATTCACATGGATTCGTTTTTTTCTCTCCGTGTGGTTTCGCTAAATAAAGGATAATAAAGAATCGGTGTAAACTGTGGTGAAAATCAAAATGGAAAACACAAACTGACGAAAGTTATGGATATAGCGGAAATAGCAACAATGGCGTTTATCGCTTCGGGGATGACATACAATGCCGTGAAGTATTGGCGGGTGAACCGAAAAGTGCATCTTGCCCGTGAATGGCCGGTGCATCTGATTCTGAAGCGAACGGATGATTTGTCGGAAGAGTGCCGGAGAGCGGTCTTGTTGGTTTTTGACCGACGAGGATATCTGGTGCGCAAGTACCCTGAGGCGGATGTACTGAAACGGAGAAAAAGGTGGCGGTTGCGTTGTACCGTACAAGAAGGAATGTTGAACTTCTGTGTGCTGTTTACACCCCATGCGCTCTGCCTGAGCGGGATACATCATCGTGATGATGTGTCCCGCCTGTTTGCCGGTCATGCCGGCATCTGTATTGCTGAAACGGGACTGCAGGAGATTATTCATGGCACATCGTTGGAGTTGATAGTGGTCGGTACGGAAACAGACGAGGAAATTGAAAAAGTCGATTCTGCCACACTGAATGCATTGCTTCCGACTGAAGTGATTACGGACGCAATGGCAAAGGAGCTTCCGGTGGAGTTGAAGGGGTGTAGCGAACAATGGAATACGGGAAGCGTGCATTATGCAGAAGGTGAACCGGACAACTGGCTTGCCGTGCGCCGTGAGGGGGACCGGTTGTTGGTGCAGTTTCGTACCAACTTTTCTGCCGTGGAACGGGAGGCAACCATTGAAATAGGGAACGGTGAGGGAGTACATTTGCTCAAGGTGCGTCAGCAAGTGATGGGCATTCATCCCACGTTGACGGTCAGTCGCCGGCTCTACGTCAGTACCGGGCGAAAGAACGAGGCGGTGACGCTAACCGTTATCCCCGACAACGAACAGGCATGCTGGTGTGTGAGGAGCGCCAACGCTAACGACGGCGGATGTTGGTATTCGGTCTATCCGCCCGTAGGCCTGCAACAAAAAGGAAGCCAGAACTTGAAAGTGCACCTTGAAGCGAAACCTGCCAGTGTGCGTTCGCGCTCGCTGGTACTGACACTCGAGACGGGGACATATCCTTTCAGCCAGACAACTGATCTGCTATTGATGCAGGGTGTCTGCTTTGACTATTATATAGAATATCCGCCGGAGGATCCTTGCGCAC containing:
- a CDS encoding OmpA family protein; the encoded protein is MKRELSMVLCLLLLPGMAGAGTGADSPEKKAASAVNNKRNVRQKITPVGTRKSTSVRPLSVCEVKVDLPTDSMLLSWVGFLSPSATEAPKVEEVRQTVSGSIVLDYSRGQKTKYDERNFVEAVYKLLAVTRPLRETPGVSLEGIRLTGYTAPDGDYRANERLGLQRALALKDYIRREKSFGTVPFEVNWIAEDWKGLTDLIVGSEMAFKESVLDIIRTVDVVDGRERMLMDLAGGTAYHYLSSAFFGRLRRIEYEVTYVDGSIATQPSIGMTEGVSVVTSGKLEAFSVADFCRLAEAHAVGSAEFNDLMDLAGRLYPDSPVACINAAGVALLRRDTERARKYLQRFATLPEAGCNMGILCLLEGDRGKAEVYLSLAQAGGSVPAGRALRFLQSK
- a CDS encoding BACON domain-containing protein; this encodes MDIAEIATMAFIASGMTYNAVKYWRVNRKVHLAREWPVHLILKRTDDLSEECRRAVLLVFDRRGYLVRKYPEADVLKRRKRWRLRCTVQEGMLNFCVLFTPHALCLSGIHHRDDVSRLFAGHAGICIAETGLQEIIHGTSLELIVVGTETDEEIEKVDSATLNALLPTEVITDAMAKELPVELKGCSEQWNTGSVHYAEGEPDNWLAVRREGDRLLVQFRTNFSAVEREATIEIGNGEGVHLLKVRQQVMGIHPTLTVSRRLYVSTGRKNEAVTLTVIPDNEQACWCVRSANANDGGCWYSVYPPVGLQQKGSQNLKVHLEAKPASVRSRSLVLTLETGTYPFSQTTDLLLMQGVCFDYYIEYPPEDPCARHSRVIETPPDYREEEGVRTYIVCVDSNQSWRIVSDKAADWVEVSEPELLQGHYDGRFTVKVHSNAGYRVRGGFPAARHTVLSLVNDTGVVRDILIYQGGYVRIRGKYWLDRNLAAGGKLAQVAIPLGLEVDTTLNRGTYFQFGCPTDRWEENFMPCRGSWYDGTAESPARINELDPSPEGWRLPSRIEMEALMNSPAAPMELQREEDRTNICLLSDDGVPVYLPLCGHRSHINGCRIVIPHGHRYWTGSSQSPVYGYSLCVEPSRQMYLMHDMKKYGFPVRSIFNDERQMVNDKL